ATTATATCCGCTACTTAGCCAGGCGAGTCGTGTGACGCGCTCCCGAACTGTGGAGGACGACGAGTGCGCGGAAGAGGAAATAAGAAACGCAGCGCGGTCGATAAAACGTCTAGGCTCCTCTCGAAGCGTCGTGAAACGAGCGTGGGAAGCGACCACATCGTGAAAGGGCCCAAAGCTACGCGAAGCATCTGTCGGCTATAATACATTGGGGTTGTACATCCCGAGTGGAGGCCGACAATGAGCACGACACAGCCCACGGTCGATGCGAACGCCAAGGAACAGCGGCTGAAGACGTATCTCGAACGCAACGCTGCCGACGGCGAGCTCTACTTCAAGAGCAAGTTCATCGCGGACGAGGTGGGGCTCTCGCCGAAGGAGATCGGCGCACTGATGTGCAAGCTCAGCGACGCGGCGACCGATCTCGAGATCGAGAAGTGGTCGTACACCAGCGCGACGACGTGGCGCGTCGAGCCGGCGTAATCGTCCGAGTGGGCTGTTCGCGCTCCCGTCCTGAATCGGGTCCCCGTTGGCGCATCCCGCTCGACGAACGGTCTGTAGGCTTATCCCTGCCCGCCACCAGCAATGGATGATGGACGACAGCGAACCGCGCGCCGAGGGACCTCCACCCGAGGCGTTCGCGGGACTCTTTCGCGTCGCCGAAGTCACCGTCGACGACGGGCAACTCCGATACTACGGCGAACCACTCGTCTCGGGGGAACGACTCGAACGTCGGCTTTGGCCGGTGTTCCGTGATCGGGGCTACGAGGTCCGGCTGACGAACGAACCCCGGCGAGACCCGCTAACCGGCGTCGAGACTGGCGGCAGACGGTACGTCCTCGTCGCCACGCCGCGCTCGACCGGGATCGACGGGATACCGTGGACCAACCTCCTGTTTGCGGCGCTCACGGTGCTCTCGACGCTCGTTGCGGGCAGTCGGTGGTACGGGGCCGATCTCAGCGATCCCACGAACCTGCTGGCCGGGTGGCCGTTTGCGCTCGCGGTGCTCTCGGTACTCGGGGTTCACGAACTCGGTCACTACGCACTGAGCCGGTATCACGGCGTCGACGCGAGTCTGCCCTACTTCATCCCGCTGCCGAACGTGATCGGAACGATGGGTGCGGTGATCCGGATGCGCGGCCGAATGCCCGACCGGAAGAGTCTGTTCGATATCGGGGTCGCTGGGCCGCTCGCCGGCCTGGTTGCGACCTGTGTCGTCACGGTCGTCGGGCTGTATCTCGACCCGGTTCCCGAACCGGCGATCCCGATCACGTTCAACTACCCACCGCTGGTCCAGATACTCGCCGATCTCACCGGGCAGCCACTCACGTATTCGGGCGGCGAAGTCGTCAATCCCGTGGTGTTCGCGGGCTGGGTCGGGATGTTCGTCACCTTCCTCAACCTGATCCCGGTTGGTCAGCTCGACGGCGGCCACCTCGTGCGCGCGATGGTCGGCAAGCGCCACGAGACCGTCGGCGCGCTGGTGCCGGCTGCGCTGTTCGGGCTCGCTGCCTATCTCTACTACGTCCGCGAGGCCGCGTTCAACGCCGTCTTCCTCTGGGTGCTCTGGGGCGTGTTCACCCTCGGCTTTGCGTACGCCGGCCCCGCGACCCCGATCTACGAGGACGGACTCGACGCGAAACGGACCGCACTCGGCATCGTCACGTTCGGCCTCGGCGCGCTCTGTTTCACGCCGGTGCCGTTCGAACTCGTCATGCCGTGAAGCGGCCACCGACCGCCCGCACGCCGGAACGCTTTCGACGGTCGGCAGTCGTGTTCGCTCATGAGCAGCATCGACGAGAAGCGGGTGTACGGGCCGGACAGTGAGGAGGTGGCGCTGTTCGTCGCGAGCGAGACGGGCCTCGCTCGCGTCGCAGTCGTCGGCGCACGGATCGGTGAGATCGAACTCGTCGACCGTGCCACGGCCCACGATCTCGCGGTCCACGACGGTCGGATCGCGGTGGCCACCGACGAGGACGTGGTCCTTGGCACCGACGAAGACGCCGAATCGACCGGTTTCGGTCGGGCAGCAGCTATCGGCTCGGACGGAACGCTCCTCGCCGCCGCTCCCGACGGAACCGTAGCGCGCCGCATCGACGGCGAATGGACACCGGTTAGCACCGTCACGGAGCCGCAGGCGATCGATGGTGAGCTCGTGGCGGCCGCCGATGGCGTCTATCGGTGTTCCAACACCGACTGCCAGCACGTCGGACTCGATGCCGCCAGCGACGTCGCCGCCGCGGGAACGCCCCACGCGACGACCGCCGACGGCCTCTATCGACTCGGTAACGGCTGGCTGCCAGTTCTCGATGGGATGTTTTCGATGATGAGCACGGATCGCGGGACGGCCGAGCCGGGGGCGATCGGCCGGGCACACGCAGCAACCGATGAAACGCTGTATCGCCACGCCGATGGCGAATGGACGACTGTGGATGACGTCGATCGGGAGGTTGTCGATGTCGCATACGGCGGAGCAGAATCGGAATCCGAAGGTGGTGTTTACGCCGTCACAGCGGACGGAACGTTGCTCTCGGAAACCGACGACGGCTGGCGTGATCACCCGCTCGGGCTACGCGGCGTTCGGGCGCTCGTCGCACGGCCGGATCGAAAATCGCGATAGCAGACGTGAAACACACCAGATCGTCTCCGCCAAAATCCCCTCAACGTCATCAACGACCTCTTCAATAGCCTGAGCAGATAACTCCGTGGCCTTCCGTTTTGAGAATTCGAGGAGTCAGGTAGCACCCACTGCGGCAGTGCTGCGACGATAGCAGGCTAGTACTTCTGCGGCATTCAGAGAATTGGTGTTGCACCGGCGACGACGAGGCCGACAGCGACGAGGATGAAGACGACGCCTCCAGCGAGGAAAAAGCGATACGTGCCGCCGAGGTCGTCGGTCAGCTCGGCTTCAGTCTGGTCGGAAATGATGAATTTTTCCCCCTCATCGGGAGTGACGACGACGTCCTCTGGGTGGAGCGGCATCGTGGCACCCTCGTTGGCCCGTACGTGACCGAGCACGTAGGTATCGTTGCCCTTCCGCAGTGTCTGCTCGTGGTAGCGCCGGTCGCCGTGTGCGTTGCCGACATCGATGAGGTTCGTGATCGAGCCCGTCTGCTCCGAGACGCTCGTTTCGCCCTCGACGAACTCACGGATGTGCTGGGGTGGTTCGGATTCGGCGTCGATTGTGACCGAGGGAAACTCTTCGAACTCACACACCACTCCGTCGACGGCAGTTCCCTCGCTCGCGAGACCCCGATCCGATGGCATCCAATCGGTTCCGCCGTCCGCACGGTCTTCGATCGCCACTCGAACGCTGTCCGTACCGTCGTCGATCAGAAACGGGACGGAGTGAACTCCTGATGCCATGATGTTCCACTCGCTGTGATCCCCGTGCTCCGACCACTCCTGTATCTCCCACGCGGCGAGGAGCGTGCCGTCTTCGTTACTGATCGGTGCGACGAATCCCTCCTCGTCGTCCGCTGGTCCGGTCACAGTACCTTTCAGTTCGACCCGGCCCTCGTCGTCGATGCTCCTGATCTCCGTAGTGGGGGTTTCGGTAACCAACTGATGTTGCCTGCGTTTCTTCCAGCCCTGGTACGCCACTCCGATACCGAGCAGCCCCAGCACGAGGCCAGCGCCGATCATGTCCGTACTCATTTTCGTTATCGTTGCCACAGCAATGCATAATCCTATCGCCTGGCACGACTCGAAAGAGGGGTGCTCTCGGCTCGTTACCGAAAACCGGTTTAGGCGGCCCGCGAACACACGCGCATGATCGTTAGCGCCTCGACGTCCCAATCGCTCGCGAGTTCGCTCGCCGCCGAACTCGACGAGCCGCTCGCGGCCACCGAGTACGAGCGATTTCCCGACGGCGAGCTCTGTGCCTCGGTCCCGGAGTTCGACGCCGACAGCGCCGTCGTGGTCTGTGCAACCACTACGAGCGACGCCCATCTCGAAGCCCTCCAGCTCCAGGACGCGGTCCGCGAGGCGGGCGCTCGCGAGGTCACGACGATACTCCCGTACATGGGGTACGCCCGCCAGGACAGCGCGTTCGCGGCGGGCCACCCCGTCTCGGCTCGTGCGGTCGCCCGCGCCCTGAGTACGGGAACTGACCGCGTACTCACCGTGAATCCCCACGAGGAGAGCGTCAGCGGGTTCTTCGAGGTGCCCTGTGAAACCGTCGACGCCGCCGGCCAGCTCGCGGCTCCCCTGCCCGATCTCGACAATCCTGTGTTCCTCGCCCCCGACGCCGGTGCGCGTGAACTCGCGACGACCGTTCGCGACGCACACGGCGAGGGCTCGGTGGATTACTTCGAGAAGACGCGCCACAGCGCCACCGAAGTCGAAATCGAACCCCACGCGACCGACGTCGGCGGCCGCGACGCGGTGCTCGTCGACGACATCGTGGCCACCGGCTCGACGATGGCGACCGCTGTTTCCCATCTCCGCGACCGCGATGCGGCCCGCGCGTTCGTTACCTGCGTCCACCCGGTGCTCGCGGGCACCGCTCGAACTCGCCTCGCCCGCGCGGGCGTCGAAGCCGTCTACGGAACCGATACGATCGAGCGCGCCGAGAGCAACGTGAGCGTCGCGCCCGCGATCGCCGACGTACTTTCGAAATAGTCCGAGCTACGCTCGCGCGCCGGCGAGCGGCTCGATGGCGATCTCCACCGTGGTGTCCTCGACATCCCACTCGCGTCGGTGGCCGTCCTCGACGGCCCCGAACTCGTCGGCGCGGACCTCCTCGGCGATCAGGGCCTCGTGCTCGCGGACGAGATCGCCGATCCGGTCGTCCGCGACGGCGAACTCGACTCGGATCCGTTCTTCGAGATCGAGATCGAGCTCCTTGCGCATCTCCTGGACACGACGGACTACATCGCGGGCGTAGCCCTCGCTCTCGATGTCCTCGGTCAGGGCGGTATCGACGTAGACTGTGCCGCCACCTTCTTCGCCGAATCCGGCTGCGGCGACCGCGTCGGGCGTCTCGGTCACGATCGTCACCATCTCCTCGGAGAGATCGACCGACTCGCCGGTACGGTCCTCGACGGCGGCTTCGAGCGCCGCGAGCGTCGGCTCCTCGACCCGAGCTTCGTTGAGTGCAGTCATCACCTCACCCGCGCGATCGCCGAATTCCGGGCCAAGTAAGCTCATGTCGGCCTCGCCGCTGTAGGCGAGCTCGTCCCACCGGTCGTCGGGGTCGATCAGCTCGACGCGGCGAGCGTTCAGCCGGTCGGCGACGAGGTCGCGCTGGTCGTCGACCGCGCTCGCGACCGCCTCGCTCTCGGCGTCGACCACGACGCGCGTGACGGGCCACCGGAGCTTGCGTTCGGCCTGCTGGCGGGCGGCCGAACCGGCCTCCTCGACCGCGCGCGCGACCGCCACCGCGCGTTCGAGATCGGGGTCGCGGAGCGCCGCGTCGGGTTCGGGCCAGTCACACATGTGGACGGTGTCGAAACCCGAATCACCGGTGAGCGTACCGTAGATCTCTTCCGCGACGAACGGCGCGTACGGCGCGAGCAGCGCGACTACCTCTTCCAGTACCCGGTAGAACGTGGCGTACGCCGCGCGCTTCGAGTCGCTATCCGATTCCTCCCACATCCGCTCGCGGACGCCCTGGACGTAGAACCGGGAGACGTCCTCGACGACGAAATCGAGGAGAGCGTCGAGCGCGCGGTCCTGGCGGAAGTCAGCCCACGCGTCGGCCATCTCTGCCTCCACGGTCTGGAGCCGCGAGAGCACCCACCGATCCTCGCGTTCGAGGGCGTTCTCGACATCGTCAAGAGTCGTCTCCTGGGGATCGAACCCGTCGAGGCGCATGTACGGCAGCGGGAACCGGAAGACGTTCCAGAGGATGTTGAGCGTGCGCTCCATCTCCTCGGTCTCGTCCCACGAGAAGCGCATGTCGTCGCCCTGTGGCGTGACCGACAAGAGGAATAACCGCATCGCGTCGGCCCCGTGGCGCTCGACGATCTCGCCGGGCTCGATCGTGATACCCTTCGACTTCGACATGCCTCGCCCGTCGGGCATGTTGGCGTAGCCGTGCATCAGCACCTCCTCGTACGGAACTTCGCCGAGCGCTGCGGTGCCCATTCCCAACTGTGACCAGAACCAGCCGCGGGTCTGGTCGTGGGCCTCCATGATGAGATCGGCGGGCCAGAGTTCATCGAACGCCTCCGTCTCGCCCGGATAGTCGAGGGTTCCCCACGACGCCACCGACGAGTCGAGCCAGACGTCGAACACGTCCGGGACCCGGGTGTACGTAGTGCCGTCCTCGGTGATGGTCAGGTCGTCGACCGTCGGCCGATGGAGATCGATCGTGTCGGGATCGACGTCCTGGTCGACCCGCTCGGCGAGTTCCTCTCGTGTGCCGACGACGACCATCTCCTCGGCGTCGACAGTCGATCCGTCGTCGGTCGTTCCGTTCTCCAAGCGGTCCTCGTCACCTTCAGGCGTCCAGATCGGGACGGGGATGCCCCAGTAGCGCTGCCGGGAGACGTTCCAGTCGGGCGAGTCCTCGACGAAGTTCCGGAAGCGCTCGTCGCGCGCTTCCGGAGGATGCCACTCGCTGTCCTCGATGTTGGCGAGCAGTTCCTCTTTGATGTCGGTGACCGTGATGAACCACTGATCGGTGGCGAGGAAGACGATGTCCGTGTCGCATCGCCAGCACTGGCCGTAGTCGTGGACGTAGGTTTCCTCGGCGAGCAGCAGTCCCTTCTCGTCGAGGTCCGCGATGATCCCGTCGTTGGCGTCGCGGACGAACTCGCCGGCGTACTTTCCAGCCTCGTCGGTGTAGACGCCGTCGCCCTCGACGGGACAGAACACGTCGAGGCCGAGTTCCTGGCCCCGCTCGAAGTCCTCCTGACCGTGACCGGGTGCGGAGTGGACGAGCCCCGTCCTGTCGACCTCGACATAGTCGGCGTGGTACACCTGTCCCGCACCGTCACCATCGGCGTGGTCGGGTACTTCCTCGGCCAGCGGATGGTCGTACTCCCAGCCGAGCATCTCGCTCCCGTCGAACTCGTCGAGTACCTCGTAGTCCTCGTACCGGCCCTTCTTCAGGACCTCCTCGACCACGTCGGCCGCGAGGTAGAGCACCTCGCTCTCGCCGTCTCTTTCGGCACGAACCTGCTGGTAGGTCACGTCCTCGTCGACCGCGACGAACGCGTTCGCGGGCACCGTCCACGGCGTCGTGGTCCAGATGACGAGATTCCCCTCTCGCTCGCGGAGCGGGAACTGCACGTAGATCGAGGGGTCCTCGACTTCGTGGTACTCGACCTCGTTTTTGGCGATCGCAGTCTCGCACCGCGGACACTGGGTGATCGAACGCTTCCCCTGCTCAACGAGGCTCCGGTCTGCGGCCTGGGCGAACCCCCACCACGCCGCCTCCATATACACCGGTGAGACGGTTTTGTAGGGGTTCTCCCAGTCCATCCAAACGCCGAACGACTCGAAGTCCGACTGGAGCCCCTCTAACTGGGCCTCGGCGTACGATTTGCACTCCTCGATGAACGGCTCCATCCCGAACGCCTCGATGTCCTTCTTGTTCTCGAACCCGAGGTTCTCCTCGACCCGAGTCTCGATCGGGAGCCCGTGCATGTCGAAGCCGGGACGGTCGGTCACGTCGTAGCCACACATCCGGTGATACCGAATGTAGGCGTCCTTCAGCGTCTTGTTCCACGTCGTGCCGAGATGAGCTGCACCCGAAGTGTAGGGGGGGCCATCGACGAAGAAAAACGGCTCCTCGTCCGCGCGGTGGTCTTTCGTCTGCTGGTAGGCGTCGGTTTCGTCCCAGTGGTCGAACACCCGCTCCTCGACCGCGTCGGGATCGTATCGATCCGCGACGTCCTCGAACCTGCTCATGGCAGTGGTATCCGTCCCGGGGACTAAAGCAGCCTCGGTTGGGCAGACCGACCAGCGAGATCACGATCGATAGTAGAGGAGTCATTGGAGGATTCAGTAGTTTTGCGCGAACCCTTCCCAGCAGTTGAGATATACAGCGTACGAGATGCAGGGTGCGTATCTTGCATATCGCCCGCGCTCAATGGTGAGACGAAGAAGGGAATGAGGCTGGTCAGCATGAGATGTAATTTTTCCATACACGCTCTGGTCGGGTGACAGAGACACTAGCGGTCCCAACAGCACTCTCAGTGCCAGATTCGGAGCGACTCTCCTTCAGTGTGCAGCTCCCGTGCAGTCAAATAGAATCAGCATTCGGCCCATTCAGCACTCAGGGGGCGGCATCGCAGAACATCGGACAACAAAGCGGCGACAGCTACGTTGTCTGTCGAGTCGCTTCGACTCGAATGCTGAAATCAAGAGATTCTACGTCAGAACGAGTGGCCCCACGGTCAGCGTCTGCTTCGCGAGCGTTGCGATCCGCAGCACGTACGACGTGAACACCAGGAAGGGTGTGACCGAGATCGTGAACGCGATGCTCACGACCCAGAGCATGGTTTCGAGTCCCAGCAAAGTACCCGAAAAGGTGCCCGGGTCGACGAAGACCACCATGCCGCCGGCCACGATGAGTGCCGGGATCGCAGCGTAGAGGATCGCTCGCGAGAGTTTCACCAACCCCCACTGGATGTACAGCACCTTCACGTACTCGCGCACCGGCCCGAACATCGTCACCGCCTCCAGCATCTCCCGGAACGCCGTGCGCTCCTCGATGCTGAGGTCGTCTTCGTGCTCCTCGCCGAGACGCCGGATGTCATGCATCTTCTGTGCATAGTTGAAATTCAGAGCGGGGGAAACGACCGCGAACGTCCCGAAATCCGCGCCGTCGAGTTCGTCGAGCGCCGTGTCCGCGTTCTCTTCGAGGTCCTCGACGTACTCGTTCACGCGGTCGCGGAGATCGTCGTTCTCGTTCCCGGCGATGGCCTCACGGAGCGCAACTGCTCGTTTCTCGCAGGTCTCGATGAGCCGTGCGAGGAAGACGGGGGGATCGCTCGGTGTGGTGGTTTCGAGCAGTTCGTCGGTGTTCTGGTAGAAATCCATCGTCGTGTCCATCCGGCTGCGCTGGGTGCCGAGCGAGCCGATTTCTTGTGAGAGCACGAGCTGGTTGATCGAGACCACGAGTGTCGTACTCGTGATGATCGCACCGAGTAGTGCCGAAAACACCGTCTCGACCATATCGCTCGATTCCATCATCGATGCCAGCAAGAGTGGTTTGAATAGGCCGAACAGCATGAACGCGACGAAGACGACGAGCGCGAATCCCCCGACGACTGCCCACCGGTTCGCCTCGAGGAGCACCCAGAAGAGGGCCTTGTTCACGTCGGTCCGCTCGCGGAGGGTGTTGGCCGACGAGAGATCGTTCTCACTCATCGTACACAGGCCGTTTGAGCAGTAGCAGCTTCGTGCCACCTTTGTCGTAGTCGATCGTCGCCGTGAGCTCCCAGCCCTCCTCGCCGAGTTCGTTGAGCTGGTCGCTCGGGTCGATCGTCTCGCGCTTGGTCAACCCCTTCGGTGGTTCGAGCGTCTTGTACTCCCACTTCACCGGCCGATTGCCGACCATACGGTACGGACTGGTGGCGCTCAGTTAAGTGGGGGCCTTGCGCCCTGTCCGCAGGTTCTCGCCGACCATGTCGTCGTGAGCACTGCCGCAGGCAGAACCGTTTTTCTCACTCCCCGTGTCGGGTAGCTATGCCGAAAACATCGTGGCGACACGTTCTCGTGGCGGCGATGGTCGTCCTCGTATTCGCATTCGGCGGCTGTCTCACGCTCGAGCCATCGATCACGACCGAAACAAGCGATTCGAGCGTGTTCGACGGCCTCTCAGCGACGGAGCCGTGGACTGGTTCTGGTGTTCGGGTGAATGCGACGCTTCGTTCCACTGGGGATGCTGGCAACGTGACCCAAATCACCGTCATCAAGGCGAACGGACGATCGTTCCAAACGATACCTGTCGATCCCGGCCAAACGACGGTCATCTTCACGGTCCCCGCGAATCAGAACTCGTCGATCGTCGCGAGCAACACCGCCAACTCGACCACGATCGAGACGGTGAACGTAACCGCCGACGGGAACGAAGTCCTATGAACTCGCCGAGGCGGAGGATCGGACTATCGCTGTGAGTCCCGGAGGATCAACGGTTCGATCGCAAGCGTCCGCTTCGCGACGGTCACGATCCGCGAGACGTACGACGCGAACAAGAGGAACGGGGTCAACGTGACAGTAAACGCCGCGCCGATCAGGAACGTGATGTTTTCGATACCGAACGTCGCTCCCGAGGCTGTTCCGGGTTCGGCGACAGTAAGCATGATCCCCGCGACGGCGAGCGCTGGGATCGCGGCGTAGAGAATCAACTGTGAGAGTGTGACCAGTGCCCACTCGAAATAGAGGGTTTTGACGTGTTCGCGCGCCGGCCCGAACATCGACAGCGATGACTTCAACTCGTTGAGAAGGTCGTTTTCGGGCTGGCCGAGATCCTCTTCGTGGTCGTGGAGGAGGCGCTCGACCTGGTAGATCTTCCAGCCGTAGTTGTAGTTCAGGGCGGCGAACAGCACGTCGAACGTGCCGAACTTTGCGCCATCGAGCTGGTCGCGCACGGTTTCTGAGTTGCCGATCAGGCTTTCAGTAAACTCTTCAGTTTCCCACTGGAGCTGGTCGCTATCGATGTCGCTGAGGCCATCGCGCACCGCCTCGGCGCGGTCCTGTGACAGATCGACGAGGCCACGCAGGAACGCCGACGGGTCTGCGGGGCTTGGGGTACCGATCAACTCCTCAGTGTAATCCCGGAAGTCCATGGAGTTCTCCATCCGCTCGCGCTGTTCGCCGAGCGGGCCGTTTTCCTGGGAGAGCACGAGCTGACCGATGGTGACAACAAGCGTGGTGCCGGTGATGACTGCGCCAATCATCGTCGAGAACATCGTCTCGATCGTGTCGCCGGACTCCAGTTGGGGGACCAACGGCGGCGGGAGCACCGTCACTGCGACGACGAACACGACGAACATCGTAACCGCGAGAACACCGGTCACGACGAGGCGATTCGCGCTCAACAGGATCCAGAGTTTGAGCCGGCTCTCGCCAGCCCGCTCACGCATCGTGTTCGCCGTACTGACATCCATGTCAGTGTCGACGTTCGACTCGTCGATGTCGGTACTCACGACGAATCCTCGTCCGTAGCATCGTCTTCGTCCGACCGAGCAGGCCGCTCGAAGACGAGATACTTGGTTCCACCGCCAGTGTAGTCGATGGTTTCGACGAGTCGCCAACCTTCGGCAGCGAGTTCATTCATTTCTGCCTTCGGGTCCTCTGACTCCTTTCTGGTCTCGCCCCTCGGCGGTCGAAGGGTTTCGTACTCCCACAGCGTATCGGTCGACGCGGATCGATGAGAGCTCACAACACAAGTGCGGCTATCAGAGCCAAAAACCCTCGCTGGATCCATGCGTTCGCTCAGCACCGAGAGTTAGGGACCACGAGAGAGGGAGCAGACTCAAGCCCACGTCGACCAGTAGTCCGACCGTGTCCGAGTTCCCGAACCCGGAATCGAGGAACGCTCTCGTCGCCGACTGCCGGCGGTGTCCCGCACTCGTCGAGTCTCGTGCGTGC
This window of the Halococcus saccharolyticus DSM 5350 genome carries:
- a CDS encoding DUF7123 family protein → MSTTQPTVDANAKEQRLKTYLERNAADGELYFKSKFIADEVGLSPKEIGALMCKLSDAATDLEIEKWSYTSATTWRVEPA
- a CDS encoding site-2 protease family protein — protein: MDDSEPRAEGPPPEAFAGLFRVAEVTVDDGQLRYYGEPLVSGERLERRLWPVFRDRGYEVRLTNEPRRDPLTGVETGGRRYVLVATPRSTGIDGIPWTNLLFAALTVLSTLVAGSRWYGADLSDPTNLLAGWPFALAVLSVLGVHELGHYALSRYHGVDASLPYFIPLPNVIGTMGAVIRMRGRMPDRKSLFDIGVAGPLAGLVATCVVTVVGLYLDPVPEPAIPITFNYPPLVQILADLTGQPLTYSGGEVVNPVVFAGWVGMFVTFLNLIPVGQLDGGHLVRAMVGKRHETVGALVPAALFGLAAYLYYVREAAFNAVFLWVLWGVFTLGFAYAGPATPIYEDGLDAKRTALGIVTFGLGALCFTPVPFELVMP
- a CDS encoding HVO_0234 family beta-propeller protein, which encodes MSSIDEKRVYGPDSEEVALFVASETGLARVAVVGARIGEIELVDRATAHDLAVHDGRIAVATDEDVVLGTDEDAESTGFGRAAAIGSDGTLLAAAPDGTVARRIDGEWTPVSTVTEPQAIDGELVAAADGVYRCSNTDCQHVGLDAASDVAAAGTPHATTADGLYRLGNGWLPVLDGMFSMMSTDRGTAEPGAIGRAHAATDETLYRHADGEWTTVDDVDREVVDVAYGGAESESEGGVYAVTADGTLLSETDDGWRDHPLGLRGVRALVARPDRKSR
- a CDS encoding GIDE domain-containing protein; this encodes MSTDMIGAGLVLGLLGIGVAYQGWKKRRQHQLVTETPTTEIRSIDDEGRVELKGTVTGPADDEEGFVAPISNEDGTLLAAWEIQEWSEHGDHSEWNIMASGVHSVPFLIDDGTDSVRVAIEDRADGGTDWMPSDRGLASEGTAVDGVVCEFEEFPSVTIDAESEPPQHIREFVEGETSVSEQTGSITNLIDVGNAHGDRRYHEQTLRKGNDTYVLGHVRANEGATMPLHPEDVVVTPDEGEKFIISDQTEAELTDDLGGTYRFFLAGGVVFILVAVGLVVAGATPIL
- the prs gene encoding ribose-phosphate diphosphokinase translates to MIVSASTSQSLASSLAAELDEPLAATEYERFPDGELCASVPEFDADSAVVVCATTTSDAHLEALQLQDAVREAGAREVTTILPYMGYARQDSAFAAGHPVSARAVARALSTGTDRVLTVNPHEESVSGFFEVPCETVDAAGQLAAPLPDLDNPVFLAPDAGARELATTVRDAHGEGSVDYFEKTRHSATEVEIEPHATDVGGRDAVLVDDIVATGSTMATAVSHLRDRDAARAFVTCVHPVLAGTARTRLARAGVEAVYGTDTIERAESNVSVAPAIADVLSK
- the ileS gene encoding isoleucine--tRNA ligase, producing the protein MSRFEDVADRYDPDAVEERVFDHWDETDAYQQTKDHRADEEPFFFVDGPPYTSGAAHLGTTWNKTLKDAYIRYHRMCGYDVTDRPGFDMHGLPIETRVEENLGFENKKDIEAFGMEPFIEECKSYAEAQLEGLQSDFESFGVWMDWENPYKTVSPVYMEAAWWGFAQAADRSLVEQGKRSITQCPRCETAIAKNEVEYHEVEDPSIYVQFPLREREGNLVIWTTTPWTVPANAFVAVDEDVTYQQVRAERDGESEVLYLAADVVEEVLKKGRYEDYEVLDEFDGSEMLGWEYDHPLAEEVPDHADGDGAGQVYHADYVEVDRTGLVHSAPGHGQEDFERGQELGLDVFCPVEGDGVYTDEAGKYAGEFVRDANDGIIADLDEKGLLLAEETYVHDYGQCWRCDTDIVFLATDQWFITVTDIKEELLANIEDSEWHPPEARDERFRNFVEDSPDWNVSRQRYWGIPVPIWTPEGDEDRLENGTTDDGSTVDAEEMVVVGTREELAERVDQDVDPDTIDLHRPTVDDLTITEDGTTYTRVPDVFDVWLDSSVASWGTLDYPGETEAFDELWPADLIMEAHDQTRGWFWSQLGMGTAALGEVPYEEVLMHGYANMPDGRGMSKSKGITIEPGEIVERHGADAMRLFLLSVTPQGDDMRFSWDETEEMERTLNILWNVFRFPLPYMRLDGFDPQETTLDDVENALEREDRWVLSRLQTVEAEMADAWADFRQDRALDALLDFVVEDVSRFYVQGVRERMWEESDSDSKRAAYATFYRVLEEVVALLAPYAPFVAEEIYGTLTGDSGFDTVHMCDWPEPDAALRDPDLERAVAVARAVEEAGSAARQQAERKLRWPVTRVVVDAESEAVASAVDDQRDLVADRLNARRVELIDPDDRWDELAYSGEADMSLLGPEFGDRAGEVMTALNEARVEEPTLAALEAAVEDRTGESVDLSEEMVTIVTETPDAVAAAGFGEEGGGTVYVDTALTEDIESEGYARDVVRRVQEMRKELDLDLEERIRVEFAVADDRIGDLVREHEALIAEEVRADEFGAVEDGHRREWDVEDTTVEIAIEPLAGARA
- a CDS encoding DUF4177 domain-containing protein, translating into MVGNRPVKWEYKTLEPPKGLTKRETIDPSDQLNELGEEGWELTATIDYDKGGTKLLLLKRPVYDE
- a CDS encoding DUF4177 domain-containing protein encodes the protein MSSHRSASTDTLWEYETLRPPRGETRKESEDPKAEMNELAAEGWRLVETIDYTGGGTKYLVFERPARSDEDDATDEDSS